From Argopecten irradians isolate NY chromosome 2, Ai_NY, whole genome shotgun sequence, the proteins below share one genomic window:
- the LOC138314349 gene encoding uncharacterized protein, translated as MKFTLLLVIALPLVMAAPHKKALDLSSNPFVNSLLNVFHVDELKQLVTDLVDDLGSDARLNECQNECDHLVDTQFSAGTVNTLSHTACPLACHSLQELAHFFHVKPSTTTTATPSV; from the exons ATGAAGTTCACACTTCTCCTCGTTATTGCATTGCCTTTGGTAATGGCAGCACCCCATAAGAAGGCTTTAGATCTCAGCTCGAACCCGTTCGTGAACAGTCTTT tGAACGTTTTCCATGTTGACGAGCTCAAACAGCTGGTTACAGACTTGGTTGATGATCTTGGATCTGATGCTAGGTTAAACGAATGTCAGAATGAGTGTGACCATTTGGTAGATACACAGTTTTCTGCTGGCACTGTCAACACACTGTCTCACACCGCTTGTCCTCTGGCTTGCCATTC GCTACAGGAGTTGGCACACTTTTTCCATGTCAAACCATCAACAACAACTACTGCCACACCATCAGTGTAA
- the LOC138314350 gene encoding uncharacterized protein, with the protein MKFALFLVVALPLVMTAPHKKALDLSSNPFVNSLLNVFHVDELKQLVTDLVDDLGSDARLNECQKECDHLVDTQFSTGTVNTLSHTACPLACHSLQELAHFFHVQTTTAAPAV; encoded by the exons ATGAAGTTCGCTCTTTTCCTCGTTGTTGCATTGCCTTTGGTAATGACAGCACCCCATAAGAAGGCTTTAGATCTCAGCTCGAACCCGTTCGTGAACAGTCTAT tGAACGTCTTCCATGTTGACGAGCTCAAACAGCTGGTTACAGACTTAGTTGACGATCTCGGATCTGATGCTAGGTTGAATGAATGTCAGAAGGAGTGTGACCATTTGGTAGATACACAGTTTTCTACTGGCACTGTCAACACACTGTCTCACACCGCTTGTCCTCTGGCTTGCCATTC GCTGCAGGAGTTGGCGCACTTTTTCCATGTCCAAACTACAACTGCCGCACCAGCAGTGTAA